The sequence atgcagtcTTAATCCACAGTGCTGTGTTGCATTTGTATATGTCCTTCACATTTTGAGTGTGAAATACTTCGTATTCATTCAGCAGCGACTGTGAACGACAATATTGGCGATTAATTTACAACATGCAACAGCTAAACCTGAAGTCTCCTACAGTGTTTTTCTCTTACTACAGTGATCGCCTTTTACGTGCTGTTCTTAACATCATATATTGTTCATAAAGAAAAACCTATATGACTGTATTTACAGTCTGCACGACAGTCCGTATATGACGGCACATTCAGCTGATCTTTGACTCTAACATGACTTGGGCTCGGCTGGGGCCAGCGGCGAGCCATGATTCAGTTGGATGTTGTGCAGGGgtgtgttgtggtttgtttcTGGGAAAAGGGGTTATCTGCAGCTGATAAGAGCCACGTTTAAAAGGCTGCGCAGGAAGAGGTCCACTTACTTCACTACCAGCTGGAGGGAGCCACAACACGCGAATCATGCTGCTGCTCCTCATCGTATCCACGGTCAATGTGCTGTTTGGTGTTGGAATGGTTTGCATGCCCCTGTCAGACAACGGGCCCCACATCGCCCACGGCTGGGCCCAGGTGGTGCGGCTCAGGCACCTTTACGCCACCAGGCCAGGAATGCACCTGCTGATCAGTGAGGGTGGACAGATCCGTGGTTCTGCCGTCCAGACTCTGCACAGTAAGTGGAACACTTTGAAGCGCAGAGTCAAAAGGCTGcaaactgcagtgtttgttaCTAACTGCAGTGTGCTTCGCCGTGGGGAACATTTCCATTTTAGGCCTAATGGAGATTCGTCCAGTGGGTCCAGGCCGTGTTGCCATCAGAGGGGTGGCAACCGCAAGGTTTCTCTGCATAGAAGACGACGGCACACTGTACTCATCGGTgagtataataataatactaacaaAAGGAGAAGAATACATGTTTTTATCTATATCACTTATCAAAACGAGAGATACAAAATTCTTtccaaaatcacacaaaaaagactaaaatacAATGTAGAAGGACAAGAAATAACTTTAGCATATCTAATTAAGTGACACATGCAGttcattaaaaacacgacaaaTGTCACACACTTGTGTTGTGTGCAGATTGAGTGATGCTGATATCAAACAGTAAAGCATACATGTGTAGTAAAAGTGACACATGCAATGTTTAAGCTCAGAGTgtaaatagaacaaacaaaatagaaaaatgacaacataaacaaatgaaaaaactaaTTATTACTGAATATTATTACTAATATCTGTCAGTTATTACATGTTTTTACAGTTAAgaatacaatttttaaaaaatgttatcaaTTAATTCAGTCATTGTTTCAGTTCCAAATGATAAAAGTTGTGAGGGAGGGGGGTGTTTTCGTGGTAGCTAacattttttctaaatgttACATCTCACGATGGAGTCAtgcttcttcctcctcacctttCAGCGAGTCCTAGAGCCCAAACAGATTCAGAAAGCAGCTCCAAGCAAAAGTAAATGCTCGTTTTGGAAATGTCTGTGAAATCCCAGCACTGTATTACCAAGCAAACTACCCAACATGAAAGTAAGAATATGTGACCCCACACATAGACCAAGTTTATATTCATGCTGCTTGTGTACTTTCCTGTGAAACATAACATTTTCACTCTGTGCAGTCCTGTACGACTTTAAGTGCATGCCCTGATTGTAGAGCCACCTTCAGCAGCAATGTTCATCAGGAGGACTTTATTCCCTCACAttactgtggaggaattttggaccACAATGATGTGCAAGTCGCTTTggttcatttgtttatgcacagctctcttaaaccTACACCACAGCAGGTTGGTTGGGTGGAGTTCTGCACTTTGGCTGGGCCACTGCAACAtcttaattcatttttttcagccattctgttgtaaatGTATTGCTATGATGGGGATCATTGTTCTGCTGAATGACCCATTTTCAGCCAATCGTTCGGCTCAGCTTACTTTGGTGTACAGAAGAATACACGGTTGACTCAGTGACTGTAAGGTGCCCAATGATCAGCGCTCCAGCACAGTGCTCACAGTTGCTTTGAGATATTTGTGTTCATATACTGTGCTCGGTTTTCTCCAAACTCGTGCTGTACATCATGGCCAGACATCTCTACATGGACTGTGTTCCAGatgttttgtggtttgtttgttgttgccgTCATGTTCTTTTCAGAGAGAAGAAGcaacttgttcagtctttttctaaattTGCTGTGATGAATTTTAACGTCTAACATACAAACTGAGGCCTATCGAGTTAGAGATGCAGGTCTCGGGTCTTTTGGCAGTTTatctgagcattgcacagtctgaccttggggcTAATTTACTGGATCATCCACACCTGGGAAGACTGAGACACGTTAACACAGACCTGCAAAGTGCCTAAAGTCCTGCGTTTGTGgagcacctggctgctgcttctcctcttaattcctatggaagcagtacaGGTGCATTTAAGCTTTCACAGGATTGCACAGCCATGTGAATATTCCTGATCCTTTCTGCCTGTGACGCAACTATGTTATATTTATGTACTGCAGCAGCTATAATAGTTACAATACCAACTGCAGTTGCATCTCATCCAGCAATTGCTAATACGCTTTACCTCACACAGACAATCACAGTGAAACCATGATGACCTCAGGTCGTCTAAAAAGGAGCCTTTCTCCGCAGTGTCgtgttttcttctcttcatATGAGGAGACACACATGACAAGTAAAATAGAGGCGAAATaagcttcttcttcatctttgtgCTCTTTGTAAAATAGCAAAAACCTGTTGGAAAAAAGTTTTAACTGATTAATCTGATTGATTAATAATCAATCTTTCTCTATTTCATAATCTGCACAGTTCGACTGAAATGCGATTATTACTGGTTTAAACTTTATATTCTGATACAGCACTTTTACTTCAATAAATACTTTAGTTTCACTTGGTGTCAAGCTGACATTTGAACTCTAAGTGGGGAACTGTTATTCCATAAAGAAAGTAGAAGTACGTTTTAACTGCAAACTTCTTCAGCGGCTATTCTAGAAAGGTTTCTGTAGACACAAGTGACGCAAGGTCTGCCGTGCTTGTGATATGTTGTTAATCGTCTCCATATTCACTGCAAGCAGCAGAGTCATTCATTCAAATAGTCGACCAGTTCATCAACCTTTGTTCAGTGTGGTGCAGGGCAGGATGTGTTTGCAAAGTGGAAAAAGCTGAATGAAAAGACCCAGCAGCACCAACAACAACCTTGGCCTCTGGCTGGGTATCTTTGGTCAAAGCAAACAGCCATCGAAGAACTTGCAGTGCCATTTAcgtatgttttgtgtgtgtgtgtgtgtttttgttaataGTCCCTGTTAACCCTTACCCCTCTTTGTACAACATGTATATAGGATCAGcaaacaaatgcattttgaGTGGAAACAAATGCCAAAAAGCCATATTGTTTTTACTTATTTCAAATAAAGGATACAATAAAGTATATTGTAGAATGTGGAGAGTGATGCATGTGAATGTAATGTGAACTTTTCCAGCATGCCTGCAGCAGAGAGGACTGCATCTTCAGAGAGCAGATCTTGCCAGATGGGTACAACATCTATATCTCTGACAGACATGGAGTCCTGCTCAGTCTGGGAAACCACCGGCAAAGACTGCAGGGCTTAGACCGAGGAGATCCAGCCCTGGCCCAGTTCCTCCCCAGGATCAGCACTCTGAATCAAATCCCTTCCCCTGGGGCAAAAATCGGTGACCAcatgaaagaagcaaaaacagaagaacCTGTGGACACAATAGATTCATTTGGAAAGTTCTCTCAGATCATTGACAGCCCCAGCTTCCATAAGAGATGAGCCTGCAGCTCTAAGACACCTGCTAATGCATGTGCCAAGGCGTGTCTGTGCATTATTCTCCGAGTGTTGTAAAACCAGCGACTCGGTGCAGCATTCCTGTACCGGGGAAAGTACCTGCCCACACTGTTAAGTCCAAAAGACTCCAAGAGCAGATCCAACGGAGTGGAGGACAGGTGTAGTGTGCTCTCCAGGACACTGGTACGACAAGGTGAGGGTGCTCACTGACCACAggcaaacaaaaagcaacacaaacacatgcaggaaAAGGAATTAGTCAGGCTGACTGAGAAGGAGCGCCGTAAATGCTGTAACACTAAAGAAAGAGTCCGACGTATTCCTGAAATATGAAGCAGGATTTAGGCGTAGTGAGGTAACCTCTGCTTTAGCCTTGGGTTTTACTGTCAACGAGGTGCTCTTTTCACATCGCCACAGTAAATTATGCTCTGGAGCAGATAGTGTTCAACATAAGCAATCAACAGATACAAAACCTTGGTGCAGGCAATGAGAGGGTTTCTGGTTTGTGAACACTTTTAAAGACTTTTCCTGAAAACCAtcaatggattttttttacccTCTTATGTATACAGGATGTAGCAGTGATGCTGATAAGTTGACACACaactggatttttttatttaattatttaatttcatcCTAATTTAATTTTTCCCAGCTTTTTACAGACCACTCAGAATGCTTAACgctatatggtaaatggtctgtatttgtatagcgcttttctagtccctaaggtccccaaagcgcttcacactacattcagtcattcacacacaggtgatggcagctacattgtagccacagctgccctggggcgcactgacagaggctgccggcgccaccgggccctctgaccaccaccagtaggcaaacatggggttagtatctttggcgtgcagccaggaggcagcctgggatcgaaccaccgaccttctgattagtggctgacctgctctgccacctgagctacagccaccctataAACTAAACACTTCTTAATACAACCTTTTTAATATTGCTTAGCCTGATGTTAGTAGTGGGGTAAGTTCAGTCACAGATACAGACTGAACTTACCCCATACAGATGTACAGATGGGGATAATATGGATATGTTGAACTGGCCTCTGTAGGAAAGAAGGCAAGTGGTGACTGAGGGTAGACTATCTGTCTGAACTGAAGATGATGTGTGGAATAAGATCAGCACAAAGGAGGAGGCAGTACCTGTTTGGACATCATGTTTCCACACTGAGCTCTGTCCGGTAATGTCTGAAGAACTTCACGACTACAGTATAAAGTGTAGTTTGTACTGTAAAACTACAGCAAGTGCTTTAGTTGTTAAATATCAGTGTCATTCCTGTTTAATCGTTGTACCTTCATATTTACTTAATATTCCTGTTACATGTAAGGATGTAGGAGTGGCTCATCCAGCGGTTTGCACCTTAAGCTCGACACTGTACACCAGTTTGTCACAGACACTTTCATCAGTGTGACAGTATGTGTGTGCGATAGATTGCTGTATAAAGCCCAGCACAGCTCCAGCACTCTAAGCCTGCCTTGCCTGGATTACAGGTgctgatggccaaatgaagctttgaaGCTTGTGTTGAAatacggttcattactcgaagcatttcaacacagtcctctctgctgacatctggtggccaaaatatgaagagcagcttgaagcTACAAAATAAAACGAGCTGCTTCATTATGACTCTGCAGAGTGGAgttctgtctgatattgggccgccgttgtgttgctttgaacatgtattatttggggtaaaaaaaattgttatgtttatttgtttaataaatagtttTCACTCACGTTTGCAGTTTGGTCTTTTTACACAATATtcgaagggaaaaagaaaaaggcacaaaatgtTCTGATAAATTTGTGGGtcttttcttatttgtttgtttgttttgtactgCCTGAACACTGACGTGGCCCTCCAATGAGATGACATCCCAGCAGTGGCCCACAGCTCATTTCAGTTTGAAACCCCCGACAGTTCAGATTAGCAGTAAAATGTTTACTacattgattttctttcttttgtaaaaCTAAATAATTCAAAGATAATGAACGGTGTAAATAAAAGCTTGATGAGGTAAGCCATCTACCACTGCTACAGTTTGTTTGCTTTACAATGAACTCCCAGATGTCCCAGACACTTCGGATTTCCTAATTAAAAGTGGCACTGTACAACTATTTCCAACAAAACCTTTCTCCATCTACTTCAGTTAGTGTTTTGCTGCCCCTTTCCCCCCgtttcaaattaaaaaaccagCTGCAGAGGTTTGTTATTTCAGTATTTTGTGAAACCTTCAGAAAAACTGTTGTCATTGCTCCTTTCCATTCTTGTGAAGAAACTGGGCTCTTAGCACATCACAAGTTACCGACAATCCGTGTACATGCTGAAAACTGTTCGCCAA comes from Astatotilapia calliptera chromosome 1, fAstCal1.2, whole genome shotgun sequence and encodes:
- the fgf19 gene encoding fibroblast growth factor 19 codes for the protein MLLLLIVSTVNVLFGVGMVCMPLSDNGPHIAHGWAQVVRLRHLYATRPGMHLLISEGGQIRGSAVQTLHSLMEIRPVGPGRVAIRGVATARFLCIEDDGTLYSSHACSREDCIFREQILPDGYNIYISDRHGVLLSLGNHRQRLQGLDRGDPALAQFLPRISTLNQIPSPGAKIGDHMKEAKTEEPVDTIDSFGKFSQIIDSPSFHKR